The Rubrobacter tropicus nucleotide sequence AGGGGCCGGCCGAACCCCAACACGAGCCGCCGCAAGACGCGCCGCAAGCGCTAGGGCTTTGCGCACGCGAGAGGCCCTCTTCGACGCGCTCGAACCGCCGGTGGACCCGGACGAGCTCCTGGACCGGGTCCCCGAGCTCTCCCTGGCCCGCGGCCTGGAGGGTAGCCCTTACCACCACCTCGACACGCTCGACCACGTCCTCGAGGTGATCCGGCGCGTGGAGCAGGAACTCGAAGAGAACCGCCTCGGCGCCCTCGTCCCCGAAGACGGCCTGGACGGACTTCGCCTCGCCGCCCTCCTGCACGACGTCGCCAAGCCCGTGACCCGGGGCGAGCTCGAAGGCCGCGTCCTCTTCGTCGCCCACGACTCTCTGGGCGCGGCCCTCGTACGGCGGATCTGCCGGCGCCTGGACCTCCCCGCCCGCGAGACCGATCTCGCGGCGACCCTTACGGCCTTGCACCTCAAGATCGGCTTCATGCAAAACGGCCGGACCGACACGCCCCCCGACCGCCTCGCCCGCGCCGCAGGCATCTTCGGCGAAGAACTCGCCGTCCTGAGCCTCGCCGACCGCCTCGCGGCCCAGGGCCCGCGCCTCAAACCCGAACACATAGACCGCCACGTAACCCTCTGCGCCGACTTTCTCGAAGCCAGCCGCGACCTCGGCCCGTACCCCGAACCGGACTACCAGGCCCTCGCGACGAACATCCCCACGGGCGCCGACGCCGGCTACGCCGCGAGCCAGGCCCGTCTCTTCGCGGCCCGCGGCCTCGACCCGGCGTCCGCGATCAGGGCCGCACTCTCGCACGTCGCGTCGCTGTTGTGAAAAGCTGGTCAGCACTTCAGCCAGTCAGCACTCCAGCTAATGCTTTTGGCTGACAGGCTGAGAGCGAGGCCTGCTCGTAGCAGGCCGATGCGTGCTGAAAGCGGAGGCGCAAGCCGGAGCGTGCTGACAAGCTGGTAAAGCCAGCGTGCTGTAAAATCCCGTTACTAGAATGAGGGTTTCGTTTGGGATCGAGGGAGGTAATTTCTTGCGTTTCAAGAGGGCGAAGAGGGACCGTTGGTTGCTCGGCGTGTGTGGCGGGCTGGCCCGGTCTCAGGGGTGGAACCCGAACGTGGTGCGGCTGGTGACGGCCGTGCTCGCGATCGCGATCCCGGGTTTCAGCCTCATCCCGGTGCTCATCATCTACATCATCCTCGGCGCCGTTTTGCCGGAGAGCGACGAGTTCTAGGGCTTGGAGTTCGCCGAGGCCCAGAAGGAGGCTTTGGGCTGCACGAAGTGCGGCCTTTGCCAGTCGAGGACGCAGGTCGTTTTCGGGGAGGGGCCGCTGAACGCGGGCCTCTTCGTCGTCGGCGAGGCGCCCGGCTTCAACGAGGACGCGCAGGGGAAGCCTTTCGTCGGCGCCTCGGGGATGCTTCTGGACCGGCTGCTCGACTCGGTCGGCGTCGGCCGCGACAGGGCCTACCTGACCACGCTCGTCAAGTGCCGGCCGCCGGGGGCTTTCCCCAGGCCTCCGAAGCCGTCCGAGGTGAGCTCCTGCCGGCCCTACCTCCTCTCCCAGCTCGCCGCCGTCGACCCGCTCGTGGTGGTGGCGATGGGGGATTTGGCGAGCCGGGTTCTCACCGGGAGAAAGGAGTCCGCCGCCCGCATCCGGGGCCGGGCAATACCGCTCGACGGCCGCTACGTCTTCCCGACCCTCTCGCTCGCGCGGGCGCTCTACACACCGGCCGACCGGGCGCTCCTGCTGTCGGACTTCTCCCGCCTGCCGGAGCTCCTCGCGGCCGAGCGCCCCTCCACCTACGAAACCCTCAACGTCACCCGCTCCGAGGAACCCGAACCCCTACAGCCGGGGCTCTGGTAGGAACGAAAGATCCCGCCCTGAAGTTCGCCGGCCTCGACGAGGCCGCGCTCGCGGACCTCGCAGCCCGCGTAGCCGCCGTGCTCGCCCCCGGCGACGTCGTGGTCCTCTCCGGGGAGGTGGGGGCGGGCAAGACCACCTTCGTCAGGGCCGCCGCCCGCACTTTAGGCGTCGGGGAGCGGGTAACGAGCCCGACCTACCAGTTCGCCCGCGGTTACGAGGCAGAAGTTCGCGGACGCCCGCTCACCGTCAACCACCTGGACCTCTACAGGCTAGAAGGCATCGAGGCGCCGGACGTCCTGGAGATAGACGACTACCTCGGGGAGGACGCCGTCACGTTCATAGAGTGGGCAGAGCCCGCGCTCGGCGTGCTGAAGCGGCCGACCGTCGTCGAGCTCGACCACGAGACCCCTGGGACCCGCCGCGTAACCGTTACGGGTCCGGTCGCGGGGCGCCTGTGCTGATCCTGGCGCTCGACGCCTCGACCCCCGTTACGACGGTCGCCCTCGCCAGGGCAGAAGCCGGGGCTGACGCCGAGACGGACGACCGGGAGGTTCTGGTCGAGATCTCCGTCTCGGCCGGCGGGCCCTCGGGCGGCGCCTCAGAAGCCCTGCTAACGGCCGTCCACGCCGCGCTCGGTTTCGCCGGCGAGGACCTCTCCTCGGTCGGGCGCGTGCTCTGCGGGGTCGGCCCGGGCACCTTCACCGGCATCCGCATAGCGGCCGCCACCGCCCGCGCCCTCTCTTTCGGCACGGGCGCGGCCCTCGCCGGGAACTCGACCCTGGACGCCCTCGCGGCGCCCGCGCTCTCGTGCAGCGGTGACGTCCTGGCGGTCATAGATGCGAAGAGGGGCGAGATCTTCGTCAGGCGGTTCTCGGCGGACGGTCCGACTACCGGCATCGGTTGCGTGAGGCCCGAAGAGCTTTCCGTAGAAGGGTCTCCGCTCATCGTTGGGGATGGGGCTGTCCGTTACAGGGGGGCACTCGAAGGGCTCGGTTCCATTCCCCCGGATGGGTCGCCGCTGCACAGGGTCTCGGCGATCGGGCACGTGATCTCGGCCGACCTCACCCCGGTCGCAGCCCCAGACCTCGTGCCCATCTACGTCCGCGAGCCCGACGCCGAGGTCCGCCGGGACCTGAACCCGTGGGGCCGTTCGTGAGGGAGCCCGAGAAGGAGCCGTTCCTGCGCCGGATGAGGCTTTCGGATCTCGGGGCCGCCATGGAGGTGGACAGGCGCTCGTTGCCGAAGCCGTGGAGCGAGAGGATCTGGCGCGACGAGCTCGACAGCCCCTTCGGCCTCTACCTCGTCCTGGAGCAAGACGGACGCGTGATCGGGCAGATAGGCGTCCGGAGCGTGCTC carries:
- the tsaE gene encoding tRNA (adenosine(37)-N6)-threonylcarbamoyltransferase complex ATPase subunit type 1 TsaE, encoding MKFAGLDEAALADLAARVAAVLAPGDVVVLSGEVGAGKTTFVRAAARTLGVGERVTSPTYQFARGYEAEVRGRPLTVNHLDLYRLEGIEAPDVLEIDDYLGEDAVTFIEWAEPALGVLKRPTVVELDHETPGTRRVTVTGPVAGRLC
- a CDS encoding PspC domain-containing protein, whose amino-acid sequence is MRFKRAKRDRWLLGVCGGLARSQGWNPNVVRLVTAVLAIAIPGFSLIPVLIIYIILGAVLPESDEF
- the tsaB gene encoding tRNA (adenosine(37)-N6)-threonylcarbamoyltransferase complex dimerization subunit type 1 TsaB, which produces MLILALDASTPVTTVALARAEAGADAETDDREVLVEISVSAGGPSGGASEALLTAVHAALGFAGEDLSSVGRVLCGVGPGTFTGIRIAAATARALSFGTGAALAGNSTLDALAAPALSCSGDVLAVIDAKRGEIFVRRFSADGPTTGIGCVRPEELSVEGSPLIVGDGAVRYRGALEGLGSIPPDGSPLHRVSAIGHVISADLTPVAAPDLVPIYVREPDAEVRRDLNPWGRS
- a CDS encoding HD domain-containing protein — translated: MRTREALFDALEPPVDPDELLDRVPELSLARGLEGSPYHHLDTLDHVLEVIRRVEQELEENRLGALVPEDGLDGLRLAALLHDVAKPVTRGELEGRVLFVAHDSLGAALVRRICRRLDLPARETDLAATLTALHLKIGFMQNGRTDTPPDRLARAAGIFGEELAVLSLADRLAAQGPRLKPEHIDRHVTLCADFLEASRDLGPYPEPDYQALATNIPTGADAGYAASQARLFAARGLDPASAIRAALSHVASLL
- a CDS encoding uracil-DNA glycosylase; amino-acid sequence: MEFAEAQKEALGCTKCGLCQSRTQVVFGEGPLNAGLFVVGEAPGFNEDAQGKPFVGASGMLLDRLLDSVGVGRDRAYLTTLVKCRPPGAFPRPPKPSEVSSCRPYLLSQLAAVDPLVVVAMGDLASRVLTGRKESAARIRGRAIPLDGRYVFPTLSLARALYTPADRALLLSDFSRLPELLAAERPSTYETLNVTRSEEPEPLQPGLW